In one window of Chthoniobacterales bacterium DNA:
- a CDS encoding triose-phosphate isomerase, giving the protein MRKKIIAANWKMNMTSAEAASFMEDLALELKHFEGTDVVIVPPFTALPRLSEIISETPGITLGAQNMWHEASGAFTGEVSAAMLREFFTRYVVLGHSERRTIFGETDEIVNKKVKAAHAASLRPILCVGETLAERDAGKHHEVLAKQLKGSLAGLDTDQMLDTVIAYEPVWAIGTGRTATPEQAQEAHAFIRKTLAEMFDAPTAAKVRIQYGGSVKPDNAKELLHQADIDGALVGGASLDPRSFAKIVKASARS; this is encoded by the coding sequence ATGCGTAAAAAGATTATCGCCGCGAACTGGAAGATGAACATGACTTCGGCCGAGGCCGCTTCCTTCATGGAAGACCTCGCTCTGGAGCTGAAGCATTTCGAGGGAACCGATGTGGTCATCGTCCCGCCATTCACCGCTTTGCCGCGCCTGAGCGAAATCATCTCCGAGACACCCGGCATCACCCTCGGAGCGCAGAACATGTGGCACGAAGCTTCGGGCGCATTCACCGGCGAGGTCAGCGCCGCCATGCTACGCGAATTTTTCACCCGCTACGTCGTGCTGGGGCACAGCGAGCGACGGACCATCTTCGGCGAGACCGACGAGATCGTGAACAAAAAGGTCAAGGCCGCGCACGCTGCGAGCCTCCGACCGATCCTCTGCGTCGGCGAAACCCTCGCCGAGCGCGACGCCGGCAAGCACCACGAGGTGCTCGCCAAGCAGCTCAAGGGAAGCCTCGCAGGTCTCGACACCGACCAGATGCTCGACACCGTCATCGCTTACGAGCCCGTGTGGGCCATCGGCACCGGCCGCACCGCCACGCCCGAGCAGGCGCAGGAAGCCCATGCGTTCATCCGCAAAACCCTCGCGGAAATGTTCGACGCCCCCACTGCGGCCAAGGTCCGCATCCAATACGGCGGCAGCGTCAAACCGGATAACGCCAAAGAGCTTCTTCATCAGGCGGACATCGATGGCGCGCTCGTCGGCGGCGCCAGTCTCGACCCGCGCAGCTTCGCCAAGATCGTCAAGGCTTCGGCGCGCTCTTAG
- a CDS encoding replication-associated recombination protein A encodes MVPNDDLFVESAPAGIPAHAPLAERMRPRSLEEYAGQEHILGHGKLLRRAIEADRFSSIVLYGPPGTGKTSLAEIIARTTNARFERLSGVESTVADLRKVMAAAALRLSRDGTRTILFIDEIHRFNKAQQDVLLPDVERGTVRLIGATTMNPFFYVNSPLVSRSLVFELRPLSAADLRLLMDRALADPERGLGGKNIRLDEDAAAHLAEICDGDARRCLNALELAALTTGTDKSGAIHLTRQVLEESIQRKAVVYDAKDDAHYDTISAFIKSIRGSDPDAALYWLAKMLHAGEDIRFIARRLVIAASEDIGLADSRGLLVAVAAQQACEFVGLPEAQIPLAHATVYLATAPKSNTAYMGLMAAQSDLQKGRTLAVPEHLRDKHYKGAEKLGHGKGYKYSHDFPDAYVPQAYLPEGRVFYQPTDRGEEKRIAERLAHWRSLFEAAQR; translated from the coding sequence ATGGTGCCGAACGACGACCTTTTCGTGGAATCCGCGCCCGCCGGCATCCCCGCCCACGCCCCGCTCGCCGAGCGGATGCGTCCGCGATCGCTCGAAGAATACGCCGGCCAAGAGCACATCCTCGGACACGGGAAACTGCTACGCCGGGCCATCGAGGCCGACCGGTTTTCGTCCATCGTGCTCTACGGTCCTCCGGGAACCGGCAAGACAAGCCTTGCCGAAATCATTGCGCGCACGACCAATGCCCGGTTCGAGAGGTTGAGCGGCGTGGAAAGCACGGTCGCCGACCTTCGCAAGGTCATGGCCGCGGCAGCGCTGCGCCTGTCGCGCGACGGGACGCGGACCATTCTTTTCATCGACGAGATCCACCGGTTCAACAAAGCCCAGCAGGATGTTCTTCTGCCGGATGTCGAACGCGGCACCGTGCGACTCATCGGCGCCACGACGATGAACCCGTTCTTTTACGTCAACAGCCCGCTCGTTTCGCGCTCTCTGGTTTTCGAGCTTCGGCCTCTTTCCGCCGCCGACCTGCGGTTGTTGATGGACCGCGCCCTCGCCGATCCGGAGCGCGGCTTGGGCGGGAAAAACATCCGCCTCGATGAGGACGCCGCCGCACACCTTGCGGAGATCTGCGACGGCGACGCTCGGCGCTGCCTCAACGCGCTCGAACTCGCGGCGCTCACGACCGGAACGGACAAGTCCGGAGCGATCCACCTCACCCGCCAAGTCCTCGAGGAAAGCATCCAGCGCAAAGCCGTGGTCTACGACGCGAAGGACGACGCGCACTACGACACAATCAGCGCGTTCATCAAGAGCATCCGCGGCAGCGATCCCGATGCCGCGCTTTACTGGCTCGCGAAAATGCTGCACGCCGGCGAAGACATCCGATTCATCGCACGGAGGCTTGTGATCGCCGCGAGCGAGGATATCGGGTTGGCGGATTCGCGCGGACTCCTCGTCGCGGTGGCCGCGCAACAGGCCTGCGAGTTCGTCGGACTCCCCGAGGCCCAGATTCCGCTCGCCCACGCGACGGTCTATCTGGCTACCGCTCCGAAGAGCAACACGGCCTACATGGGTCTGATGGCCGCGCAATCGGATCTTCAGAAGGGACGGACACTCGCGGTGCCGGAGCATTTGCGCGACAAGCATTACAAGGGTGCGGAAAAGCTCGGCCACGGCAAGGGCTACAAATATTCGCACGATTTTCCGGATGCCTACGTTCCCCAAGCCTATCTTCCCGAGGGTCGCGTTTTCTACCAACCCACCGATCGCGGCGAGGAAAAGCGCATCGCCGAGCGCCTCGCACACTGGCGTTCGCTGTTCGAGGCGGCGCAGAGATAG
- a CDS encoding aminopeptidase, with amino-acid sequence MTDARFDELATVLVKHSTALKPGDKVLIEVSDVPDGMVVALIRAARKAKALPFVQLQHSRVAREMAIGAAQEQISVAAEIDLARIKKMDAYIAIRGSDNATEMSDVPADKMKMIAATMRPVMNHRINKTRWVVLRWPSPSMAQQAQMSTEAFEDYYFRVCTVDYAKMRKGMETLKALMDSTDRVHIKGPDTDLRFSIKGIGSVICGGDRNIPDGEVFTAPVKRSVEGCVHFNAASIYHGTVFDDVRLEFKHGRIIGATAGRNTAKLNSILDSDAGARYIGEFSLGFNPHILHPIRDILFDEKIAGSFHFTPGQAYEVGGNGNRSQVHWDMVCIQRSDYGGGEVWFDGKLVRKDGIFVLPELKSLNPERAK; translated from the coding sequence ATGACTGACGCGCGTTTCGACGAACTGGCCACCGTGCTGGTCAAGCATTCCACGGCCCTCAAGCCCGGCGACAAAGTCCTCATCGAGGTCTCGGATGTTCCCGACGGCATGGTGGTCGCCTTGATCCGCGCGGCACGCAAAGCCAAGGCCCTGCCTTTTGTGCAACTCCAGCACAGCCGCGTGGCGAGGGAAATGGCCATTGGTGCGGCCCAGGAACAGATTTCCGTGGCGGCCGAGATCGATCTGGCGCGGATCAAAAAAATGGATGCCTACATCGCCATCCGCGGCAGCGACAACGCCACCGAAATGAGTGATGTGCCGGCGGACAAAATGAAAATGATCGCCGCGACGATGCGTCCGGTGATGAACCACCGCATCAACAAGACGCGCTGGGTTGTCCTGCGCTGGCCATCGCCATCAATGGCCCAGCAGGCGCAAATGAGCACCGAGGCCTTCGAGGATTATTACTTCCGTGTCTGCACGGTCGATTACGCGAAAATGCGCAAAGGCATGGAGACGCTGAAGGCGCTGATGGATTCCACCGACCGCGTGCACATCAAGGGGCCCGACACCGACCTGCGGTTCAGCATCAAGGGCATCGGTTCGGTCATCTGCGGCGGTGACCGCAACATTCCCGACGGCGAGGTTTTCACCGCGCCGGTCAAGCGGAGCGTCGAAGGTTGCGTGCATTTCAATGCGGCGAGCATTTACCACGGGACGGTGTTCGACGATGTGCGCCTCGAATTCAAACACGGGCGCATCATCGGGGCGACGGCGGGTCGCAATACGGCCAAGCTCAACTCGATTTTGGACTCCGATGCCGGCGCACGCTATATCGGCGAATTTTCCCTCGGCTTCAACCCGCACATTCTCCACCCGATCCGCGACATCCTTTTCGACGAGAAGATCGCCGGCTCGTTCCATTTCACGCCCGGGCAAGCCTACGAGGTTGGCGGCAACGGCAACCGCAGCCAGGTCCACTGGGACATGGTCTGCATCCAGCGCTCCGACTACGGCGGCGGCGAGGTGTGGTTCGACGGAAAGCTTGTGCGCAAAGACGGAATCTTCGTCCTTCCCGAGTTGAAATCGCTCAATCCCGAGCGCGCGAAATAG
- a CDS encoding acylphosphatase, with the protein MAKTVQVFYEGRVQGVGFRYAARRVAAGFDVAGYVRNLPDGRVELVASGDAGEVEDFLQALRDSELAGHIDGEASADIPKPVALRGFEIRP; encoded by the coding sequence ATGGCGAAGACCGTCCAGGTTTTTTACGAGGGGCGCGTGCAGGGCGTGGGGTTCCGCTACGCCGCGCGCCGCGTGGCCGCGGGATTCGACGTGGCCGGCTATGTGCGCAATCTGCCGGACGGACGCGTGGAATTGGTGGCCTCCGGGGACGCAGGCGAAGTGGAAGATTTCTTGCAGGCCTTGCGCGACAGCGAGTTGGCCGGTCATATTGACGGGGAGGCTTCGGCGGACATTCCCAAGCCCGTTGCCCTCCGCGGTTTTGAAATTCGTCCATGA
- a CDS encoding proline--tRNA ligase, which produces MSAAKTAITPTRADNFPEWYQQVIKAADLAENSDVRGCMIIKPWGWGIWENVQRQLDAMFKETGHVNAYFPLFIPLSFLEKEAEHVEGFAKECAVVTHHRLEEKDGKLVPAGELAEPLIVRPTSETIIGAAYARWVQSYRDLPVLINQWANVVRWEMRPRLFLRTAEFLWQEGHTAHETREEAVAETEKMLGVYEAFAREHLALPVFTGEKSESERFPGAVNTLCIEAMVQDRKAIQAGTSHFLGQNFSRAAGIEFAARDGSQQLAWTTSWGVSTRLIGTLIMAHSDDDGLVLPPRVAPSQIVILPVLAKEESRAAVLEAADKLAAQLRAQTAFGEAVRVEIDRRDAGGGVKNWDWIKKGVPLRVEIGPRDIEKGSVAVSRRDRGPKEKEFPSVAEFLAGVGALLESMQAGLLERATKFRDEHTRIIDSAGDFRAFFTPANPAQPEIHGGFALAHWDGTRETEEKIKDELKVTIRCIPREKDPQPGVCPFSGKPSRQRVLFAKAY; this is translated from the coding sequence ATGAGTGCCGCAAAAACCGCTATCACGCCGACCCGCGCTGACAATTTTCCCGAGTGGTATCAGCAGGTCATCAAAGCCGCGGACCTCGCGGAAAACTCCGATGTGCGCGGATGCATGATCATCAAACCGTGGGGCTGGGGGATCTGGGAAAATGTCCAGCGGCAGCTCGATGCCATGTTCAAGGAGACCGGCCACGTCAACGCCTACTTCCCGCTCTTCATCCCGCTGAGTTTCCTTGAAAAAGAAGCCGAGCATGTCGAGGGCTTCGCCAAAGAGTGTGCCGTGGTCACGCACCACCGTTTGGAAGAAAAAGACGGGAAACTGGTGCCCGCCGGCGAACTTGCCGAGCCGCTCATCGTGCGTCCTACGTCGGAGACGATCATCGGCGCGGCCTACGCGCGCTGGGTGCAGTCGTATCGCGATCTTCCCGTGCTCATCAACCAGTGGGCCAACGTTGTCCGCTGGGAGATGCGTCCGCGTCTTTTCCTCCGCACCGCCGAGTTCCTCTGGCAGGAAGGGCACACCGCGCACGAGACGAGGGAAGAAGCTGTTGCGGAGACCGAAAAAATGCTGGGTGTTTACGAAGCCTTCGCGCGCGAGCATCTGGCGCTGCCGGTCTTCACCGGCGAAAAATCCGAGAGCGAGCGCTTCCCGGGAGCGGTCAACACGCTCTGCATCGAGGCGATGGTGCAGGATCGCAAGGCCATCCAAGCCGGCACTTCGCATTTTCTCGGACAGAACTTTTCCCGCGCGGCGGGCATCGAATTCGCCGCGCGCGACGGCAGCCAACAGCTGGCATGGACCACGAGTTGGGGGGTCAGCACGCGACTTATCGGCACGCTCATTATGGCGCATTCCGACGACGACGGCCTGGTCCTTCCACCGCGCGTTGCGCCTTCGCAGATTGTCATCCTGCCGGTGCTTGCCAAGGAGGAGTCCCGCGCCGCCGTGCTCGAGGCGGCGGACAAGCTTGCCGCGCAGCTTCGCGCGCAGACCGCCTTCGGCGAGGCGGTGCGGGTCGAGATCGACCGACGCGACGCCGGAGGCGGCGTGAAAAATTGGGATTGGATCAAAAAAGGCGTGCCGCTCCGCGTGGAAATCGGTCCGCGCGACATCGAGAAAGGCTCGGTGGCCGTCAGTCGTCGCGACCGCGGTCCGAAAGAAAAAGAGTTTCCTTCCGTTGCGGAATTTTTGGCGGGGGTTGGTGCACTTCTCGAATCCATGCAGGCAGGGTTGCTCGAACGCGCCACGAAGTTCCGCGACGAGCATACCAGGATCATCGATTCCGCCGGCGACTTCCGCGCATTCTTCACGCCCGCGAACCCGGCGCAGCCCGAGATCCACGGCGGGTTTGCGCTGGCCCATTGGGACGGCACGCGCGAGACGGAAGAAAAGATCAAGGACGAGTTGAAAGTCACCATCCGTTGCATCCCGCGCGAAAAAGACCCGCAGCCGGGTGTCTGCCCGTTCTCCGGCAAGCCAAGCCGCCAGCGCGTCCTTTTCGCCAAAGCTTATTGA
- a CDS encoding ABC transporter ATP-binding protein, whose protein sequence is MNRFPVEIDHLTKVFKVPMRRDRVVAVRDLSLRVEPGEVYGLLGPNGSGKSTTLKIVLGLISPTRGRTKVFGEDSALVRSRRDVGFLPENPYFYKFLTGAETVRFFGKLSGLGARELEPRIRELLELVGLTEAADRRVGSYSKGMLQRIGLAQALVQDPGLLVLDEPTAGVDPVGSREIRDLILALRKRGKTILLCSHLLSQVQEICDRVGILARGTLVREGRVDDLLSVRDREEFVLEKTSPEKMAALRRAAEDLGLKVVWSGRPQTTLENLFLEAIEPGQSADAGTGMN, encoded by the coding sequence ATGAACAGATTTCCGGTCGAGATTGATCATCTGACAAAGGTCTTCAAAGTGCCGATGCGGCGCGATCGCGTGGTGGCGGTCAGGGATCTTTCGCTGCGTGTGGAGCCCGGCGAGGTTTACGGCCTGCTCGGGCCGAACGGCTCCGGCAAAAGCACGACGCTCAAGATCGTCCTGGGTCTCATTTCCCCCACGCGCGGCCGGACGAAAGTTTTCGGTGAAGACAGTGCCCTCGTGCGCAGCCGCAGGGACGTGGGTTTTCTTCCGGAGAACCCGTATTTCTACAAGTTCCTCACCGGAGCGGAAACCGTGAGATTTTTCGGAAAACTCAGCGGTCTCGGTGCGCGGGAACTCGAGCCGAGGATCCGCGAGCTTCTCGAGCTTGTCGGGCTGACCGAGGCCGCGGACCGCCGCGTCGGTTCTTACTCCAAGGGAATGTTGCAGCGCATCGGTCTGGCGCAGGCTTTGGTGCAGGATCCGGGATTGCTCGTGCTCGATGAGCCGACGGCCGGTGTCGATCCGGTCGGTTCGCGCGAAATCCGGGATCTGATCCTTGCGCTCAGGAAGCGCGGCAAGACCATCCTTCTCTGCTCGCACCTGCTCTCCCAAGTGCAGGAGATTTGCGATCGTGTCGGCATTCTAGCCCGGGGAACTCTCGTTCGGGAGGGGCGGGTCGATGACCTGCTTTCCGTGCGCGATCGCGAGGAGTTTGTGCTCGAGAAAACCTCGCCGGAGAAAATGGCGGCGCTGCGCCGGGCGGCGGAGGATCTCGGGCTCAAAGTGGTGTGGAGCGGGCGTCCCCAGACAACCCTGGAAAATCTTTTTCTCGAAGCCATCGAACCCGGGCAGTCGGCCGACGCCGGCACCGGGATGAATTGA
- a CDS encoding M20 family metallopeptidase — protein MGEALAVRTQIAPCARGCGADFASRRTSLRCTDRGGRPRRCRMESGMVRRLHQRHRPRLPAQSFRLARVRRRSRPDALLRPATIASPARVAAGNSGRQDRAEISRRCSGPRVAGRRGSAFSFRARSAPARPLGFRKIHRSRQMNTQASSVTELLQKLVRIPSVNPDGNPGTDRTGEQACAEFVMEFLRSMGAEAGLHEVHPGRPNVVGRFASDPAKPRLLFAPHLDTVSVAGMTIDPFGGELRDGRVYGRGASDTKGPMASMLWALCECRDILPSLSHEIWFAGLMGEEAGQDGAKALVARERFDFVLVGEPTGLDVVFKHKVDVTARIVARGRAAHSSCPERGENAITKLASGLLSLHEALTDYFKTIEDPVLGHPTFSIGTIRGGAKFNIVPDYAEAVVDLRLLPSQWKADQAAAVFDAMRSACPGLEVTRIAGSEALDTDPSHPVIAKLAAAGGRPAGAAWFCDAAIFSAAGIPAAAAGPGSIAQAHTEDEYIEVAALEEGVEYFKKFLRSLRVG, from the coding sequence CTTGCGCCAGAGGATGCGGTGCTGACTTCGCTTCCCGACGAACTTCCCTCCGCTGCACGGACCGCGGTGGGCGACCACGCCGGTGCCGAATGGAAAGTGGAATGGTCCGTCGCTTGCATCAGCGGCACCGGCCCCGGCTACCCGCGCAATCGTTTCGGCTGGCTCGTGTCCGCCGCCGGTCCCGCCCAGATGCTCTACTTCGTCCCGCGACGATCGCGTCGCCCGCGCGCGTTGCCGCCGGGAACTCCGGCCGCCAGGATCGAGCAGAAATTTCTCGCCGATGTTCTGGTCCTCGCGTGGCCGGGCGGCGAGGAAGCGCGTTTTCTTTTCGAGCGCGGAGCGCGCCCGCTCGTCCGCTTGGTTTTCGAAAAATTCACCGGAGCCGCCAAATGAACACACAAGCCAGCAGCGTGACCGAACTTTTGCAGAAGCTCGTGCGCATCCCGAGCGTCAATCCCGATGGCAATCCCGGAACGGATCGCACGGGCGAGCAGGCCTGCGCCGAGTTCGTCATGGAATTTCTCCGCTCGATGGGAGCCGAGGCCGGATTGCACGAAGTGCACCCCGGGCGCCCCAATGTCGTGGGGCGGTTTGCGTCGGACCCCGCGAAACCGCGCCTGCTTTTCGCCCCACATCTCGACACGGTCAGCGTTGCGGGCATGACCATCGACCCGTTCGGCGGGGAGTTGCGTGACGGGCGCGTTTACGGGCGCGGAGCCAGCGATACCAAGGGGCCGATGGCGTCGATGCTTTGGGCGCTTTGCGAATGCCGCGACATCCTGCCGTCGCTCTCGCACGAGATCTGGTTCGCCGGATTGATGGGCGAAGAGGCCGGGCAGGATGGCGCCAAGGCGCTCGTGGCCCGCGAGAGGTTCGATTTCGTCCTCGTCGGTGAACCGACCGGCTTGGATGTTGTTTTCAAACACAAAGTCGATGTGACGGCGCGTATTGTGGCCAGGGGCCGCGCCGCGCACAGTTCGTGTCCGGAACGCGGCGAGAACGCGATCACCAAGCTCGCTTCGGGCCTTCTTTCGTTGCATGAAGCGCTGACGGATTATTTCAAAACCATCGAGGACCCCGTGCTCGGCCATCCGACCTTCAGCATCGGCACGATCCGCGGAGGAGCGAAGTTCAACATTGTTCCGGATTACGCCGAGGCCGTCGTCGATCTGCGCCTCCTTCCTTCGCAGTGGAAGGCCGATCAAGCCGCTGCGGTTTTCGACGCCATGCGCTCGGCGTGTCCGGGGCTCGAAGTCACCCGCATTGCCGGTTCCGAGGCGCTGGACACCGATCCCTCGCACCCGGTGATCGCAAAGCTGGCCGCCGCGGGCGGGCGACCAGCCGGTGCCGCGTGGTTTTGCGACGCGGCCATATTCTCGGCGGCAGGAATCCCCGCCGCCGCCGCGGGCCCGGGTTCGATCGCCCAGGCCCACACCGAGGACGAATACATCGAAGTGGCGGCTCTCGAGGAAGGCGTGGAGTATTTCAAAAAGTTTCTCCGCAGCCTGCGCGTCGGTTAG
- a CDS encoding glutamate-5-semialdehyde dehydrogenase, with amino-acid sequence MAVPDLAQQIEQLGKKARTAARSLALCSKDQKNAALMAMADAMEAAEAGILAANAKDLDAAPGYGLNAAAIDRLRLTPERIRAMAKGVREVALLPDPVGEIIREWTRPNGLKITKIRVPIGVVGIIYESRPNVTADAAVLCLKSGNACILRGGKESIYSNLAIAQALSAGAVNSGLSADVIQLVPFTDRDGVRLLAQMDRYLDVIVPRGGHALIEAVVQHARMPVIKHYHGVCHVFVDKSADLGMAEKIVINAKCQRPGVCNAMETLLVHRDIAEKFLPSIARALKDKGVELRGDARTLEVLGSGVKPATEGDWTAEYLDLILSIRVVDSLGDAIDHIEQYGSHHTDSIVTSDEAAARRFLAAVDSATVLWNASTRFSDGGEFGFGAEIGISTDKLHARGPMGLEELTTYKYLVTGNGQVRG; translated from the coding sequence ATGGCCGTTCCGGATCTCGCGCAGCAAATCGAGCAACTCGGCAAAAAAGCCCGCACCGCGGCCCGCTCGCTGGCCTTGTGTTCCAAGGACCAGAAAAACGCCGCGCTCATGGCCATGGCCGACGCCATGGAGGCGGCGGAAGCCGGCATCCTCGCGGCGAACGCCAAAGATTTGGATGCGGCGCCCGGCTACGGACTGAACGCGGCGGCGATCGATCGCCTTCGTCTCACGCCCGAGCGCATACGCGCGATGGCCAAGGGCGTGCGCGAGGTTGCACTTTTGCCCGATCCGGTCGGCGAAATCATCCGCGAGTGGACGCGCCCCAACGGTCTCAAGATCACCAAGATCCGCGTGCCCATCGGCGTGGTCGGCATCATTTACGAATCACGTCCTAACGTGACCGCCGATGCGGCGGTGCTCTGCCTCAAGTCCGGCAACGCGTGCATTCTCCGCGGCGGGAAGGAGTCGATTTATTCCAACCTGGCCATCGCCCAAGCACTCTCGGCCGGTGCGGTCAACTCGGGGCTCTCCGCCGATGTTATACAGCTGGTGCCTTTCACCGACCGGGACGGTGTGCGACTGCTGGCGCAGATGGACCGCTATCTTGATGTGATTGTTCCGCGGGGTGGCCATGCCCTCATCGAGGCCGTGGTGCAGCATGCGCGCATGCCCGTGATCAAGCACTACCATGGAGTGTGTCACGTGTTCGTGGACAAATCCGCCGACCTCGGCATGGCGGAGAAAATCGTCATCAACGCGAAATGCCAGCGGCCCGGCGTCTGCAACGCGATGGAAACCCTGCTCGTTCACCGCGATATCGCGGAAAAGTTTTTGCCTTCGATCGCGCGGGCTTTGAAAGACAAGGGCGTCGAGCTGCGCGGCGATGCACGCACCTTGGAGGTTCTGGGTAGCGGCGTGAAACCCGCCACCGAAGGGGACTGGACGGCGGAATACCTCGATCTGATCCTCAGCATCCGCGTTGTGGATTCGCTCGGGGATGCCATCGATCACATCGAGCAATACGGATCGCATCACACCGACTCGATCGTGACATCCGACGAGGCGGCGGCGCGTCGGTTCCTCGCGGCTGTCGATTCGGCGACCGTCCTGTGGAACGCTTCGACGCGTTTCAGCGACGGCGGCGAATTCGGATTCGGCGCGGAAATCGGCATCAGCACGGACAAGTTGCACGCGCGCGGCCCGATGGGTTTGGAGGAGTTGACGACATACAAGTATCTCGTCACCGGCAACGGCCAGGTGCGCGGCTGA